The following proteins come from a genomic window of Eretmochelys imbricata isolate rEreImb1 chromosome 11, rEreImb1.hap1, whole genome shotgun sequence:
- the LOC144271990 gene encoding uncharacterized protein LOC144271990 isoform X2: protein MKTEAESALSLDERRSSQAVNEDYEDTSYDRGHLNPNAFQCNDGRTATFTLTNAAPMDPCFNRIHWYRLEETLKTQLTGSCRNVGGTPYLVTGAVPSDSKKIPIEGEDKEGDRNRPYNRVSVPTHIWTAVCCDHWNNNHKFSFSFIGENKEASSLQIIPVEQLNTNLSHLYKTSEPVKVFADDCGSRSLKGLQVLSAVKKALYNSFRNFVIDSYSQLLPLAKRSKLDRETTQVMTSTNLDQNKMQLTSIGFLMGISSLADWHSQFENTYKQDNLACVLAPAVAGVAKASGISDRVCTLQEQKHLPNSGVTAKGWSCVGQTCGEHGYKYTWCYTSYKNDWDYCCTEKCTVDPGSKRYECPRGDGSTTECSPQYSTVTVSGKACRADHPCGLYETSYFWCYTDYRDNWDYCCSPQHYCGYHSSDYQWCYSQDPKAAWRQCTP, encoded by the coding sequence ATGAAGACGGAGGCTGAGTCAGCACTGAGCCTGGACGAGCGGAGATCCAGCCAGGCCGTCAATGAGGATTATGAAGACACGTCATACGACCGGGGGCACCTGAACCCAAACGCCTTCCAGTGTAATGATGGCCGCAcagccaccttcaccctcaccAACGCCGCCCCCATGGACCCCTGCTTCAACCGGATCCACTGGTACAGGCTGGAGGAAACCCTCAAGACACAGCtaactgggagctgcagaaatgTGGGAGGCACCCCCTACCTGGTGACAGGGGCTGTTCCCAGTGACAGTAAGAAAATCCCCATAGAGGGGGAGGACAAGGAAGGGGACCGTAACCGGCCATACAACCGGGTCTCGGTGCCCACCCACATCTGGACAGCTGTTTGCTGCGACCATTGGAACAACAACCACAAATTCTCCTTCTCCTTCATAGGAGAGAACAAGGAGGCATCCAGTCTTCAAATCATCCCTGTGGAGCAGCTAAACACAAACCTTTCACATCTGTACAAGACTTCTGAGCCAGTCAAGGTCTTTGCAGATGACTGTGGCTCCAGGAGCCTGAAAGGACTACAGGTTTTGTCAGCAGTAAAGAAAGCCTTGTACAACAGCTTCCGGAACTTTGTAATAGACTCTTACTCCCAGCTCCTTCCACTGGCGAAAAGGAGTAAACTGGACAGGGAGACCACCCAGGTGATGACAAGCACAAACTTGGATCAGAACAAGATGCAGCTGACGAGCATTGGGTTCCTGATGGGTATTTCCAGCCTGGCAGACTGGCACAGTCAGTTTGAGAACACGTACAAACAGGACAACCTGGCCTGTGTGCTGGCCCCTGCTGTGGCTGGAGTGGCAAAGGCTTCTGGGATTTCGGACAGAGTCTGCACCCTCCAGGAGCAGAAACACCTGCCGAACTCTGGTGTAACAGCCAAAGGGTGGAGCTGTGTTGGGCAGACCTGTGGCGAGCATGGATACAAATACACCTGGTGTTACACGTCTTACAAGAATGACTGGGATTACTGCTGTACGGAGAAGTGCACAGTGGATCCGGGGTCTAAACGATACGAGTGCCCACGAGGAGATGGTTCCACCACGGAATGCTCACCCCAGTACTCCACGGTGACCGTCTCTGGGAAGGCCTGTCGGGCTGACCATCCCTGTGGCCTTTACGAGACAAGTTACTTCTGGTGCTATACAGATTATCGAGACAACTGGGACTATTGCTGCTCCCCCCAGCACTACTGTGGGTATCACAGCTCTGACTACCAGTGGTGTTACAGCCAGGACCCAAAGGCAGCCTGGAGGCAGTGCACCCCGTGA
- the LOC144271990 gene encoding uncharacterized protein LOC144271990 isoform X1, which translates to MDLLMLLGCVSLWVGLALAEVGSFSDCRNFFYHRAEPQGLDVANTAEICQKYNNLYYFATLYDRANRIPCWSAYKLGDAACPGQAKKMSQWFVEPQLADPSKSPEMKTEAESALSLDERRSSQAVNEDYEDTSYDRGHLNPNAFQCNDGRTATFTLTNAAPMDPCFNRIHWYRLEETLKTQLTGSCRNVGGTPYLVTGAVPSDSKKIPIEGEDKEGDRNRPYNRVSVPTHIWTAVCCDHWNNNHKFSFSFIGENKEASSLQIIPVEQLNTNLSHLYKTSEPVKVFADDCGSRSLKGLQVLSAVKKALYNSFRNFVIDSYSQLLPLAKRSKLDRETTQVMTSTNLDQNKMQLTSIGFLMGISSLADWHSQFENTYKQDNLACVLAPAVAGVAKASGISDRVCTLQEQKHLPNSGVTAKGWSCVGQTCGEHGYKYTWCYTSYKNDWDYCCTEKCTVDPGSKRYECPRGDGSTTECSPQYSTVTVSGKACRADHPCGLYETSYFWCYTDYRDNWDYCCSPQHYCGYHSSDYQWCYSQDPKAAWRQCTP; encoded by the exons ATGGACTTGCTGATGCTCCTGGGCTGCGTCTCGCTGTGGGTGGGGCTGGCGCTGGCTGAAGTGGGGTCGTTCAGTGACTGCAGAAACTTTTTCTACCACAGAGCTGAGCCACAGGGCTTGGACGTGGCTAACACAGCCGAGATCTGCCAGAAGTACAACAATCTATACTACTTTGCAACCCTCTATGACAGGGCCAACCGGATCCCGTGCTGGTCGGCGTACAAGCTGGGTGATGCTGCCTGCCCAGGGCAGGCCAAGAAGATGAGCCAGTGGTTTGTGGAGCCCCAG CTGGCTGATCCGAGTAAGTCCCCAGAAATGAAGACGGAGGCTGAGTCAGCACTGAGCCTGGACGAGCGGAGATCCAGCCAGGCCGTCAATGAGGATTATGAAGACACGTCATACGACCGGGGGCACCTGAACCCAAACGCCTTCCAGTGTAATGATGGCCGCAcagccaccttcaccctcaccAACGCCGCCCCCATGGACCCCTGCTTCAACCGGATCCACTGGTACAGGCTGGAGGAAACCCTCAAGACACAGCtaactgggagctgcagaaatgTGGGAGGCACCCCCTACCTGGTGACAGGGGCTGTTCCCAGTGACAGTAAGAAAATCCCCATAGAGGGGGAGGACAAGGAAGGGGACCGTAACCGGCCATACAACCGGGTCTCGGTGCCCACCCACATCTGGACAGCTGTTTGCTGCGACCATTGGAACAACAACCACAAATTCTCCTTCTCCTTCATAGGAGAGAACAAGGAGGCATCCAGTCTTCAAATCATCCCTGTGGAGCAGCTAAACACAAACCTTTCACATCTGTACAAGACTTCTGAGCCAGTCAAGGTCTTTGCAGATGACTGTGGCTCCAGGAGCCTGAAAGGACTACAGGTTTTGTCAGCAGTAAAGAAAGCCTTGTACAACAGCTTCCGGAACTTTGTAATAGACTCTTACTCCCAGCTCCTTCCACTGGCGAAAAGGAGTAAACTGGACAGGGAGACCACCCAGGTGATGACAAGCACAAACTTGGATCAGAACAAGATGCAGCTGACGAGCATTGGGTTCCTGATGGGTATTTCCAGCCTGGCAGACTGGCACAGTCAGTTTGAGAACACGTACAAACAGGACAACCTGGCCTGTGTGCTGGCCCCTGCTGTGGCTGGAGTGGCAAAGGCTTCTGGGATTTCGGACAGAGTCTGCACCCTCCAGGAGCAGAAACACCTGCCGAACTCTGGTGTAACAGCCAAAGGGTGGAGCTGTGTTGGGCAGACCTGTGGCGAGCATGGATACAAATACACCTGGTGTTACACGTCTTACAAGAATGACTGGGATTACTGCTGTACGGAGAAGTGCACAGTGGATCCGGGGTCTAAACGATACGAGTGCCCACGAGGAGATGGTTCCACCACGGAATGCTCACCCCAGTACTCCACGGTGACCGTCTCTGGGAAGGCCTGTCGGGCTGACCATCCCTGTGGCCTTTACGAGACAAGTTACTTCTGGTGCTATACAGATTATCGAGACAACTGGGACTATTGCTGCTCCCCCCAGCACTACTGTGGGTATCACAGCTCTGACTACCAGTGGTGTTACAGCCAGGACCCAAAGGCAGCCTGGAGGCAGTGCACCCCGTGA